One genomic window of Choloepus didactylus isolate mChoDid1 chromosome 27, mChoDid1.pri, whole genome shotgun sequence includes the following:
- the LOC119521267 gene encoding kallikrein-14-like, with product MLLLLAALQILAVGMAQNQMDENKIIGGYTCTQNSQPWQAALLAGPGRRFLCGAVLLSEKWAITAAHCAYPILRVALGKHNLRRWEATEQVLNVARQVIYPSYNAQTHDNDLMLLQLQPPARLGKAVQPISVANSCARAGTTCRVSGWGTISSPVARYPNGLQCVNVDIFSDQACRQAYSRAITAGMVCAGVPQGGKDSCQGDSGGPLVCHGQLQGLVSWGMERCALPGYPGVYTNLCRYRNWIQEMIRGRGSSA from the exons ATGCTGCTCCTGCTGGCAGCACTGCAAATCTTGGCTGTAG GCATGGCACAGAACCAAATGGATGAGAACAAGATCATTGGTGGCTACACCTGCACCCAGAACTCCCAGCCGTGGCAGGCTGCTCTCCTGGCAGGCCCCGGGCGTCGCTTTCTCTGCGGAGCAGTCCTGCTGTCAGAAAAGTGGGCCATCACTGCTGCTCACTGTGCCTACCC GATCCTTCGGGTGGCTCTGGGCAAGCACAACCTGAGGAGATGGGAGGCCACAGAGCAGGTGCTGAACGTGGCTCGCCAGGTGATTTATCCCAGCTACAACGCCCAGACCCACGACAACGACCTGATGCTGCTGCAGCTACAGCCACCCGCCCGTCTGGGGAAGGCTGTGCAGCCCATCAGCGTGGCCAACTCTTGCGCCAGAGCTGGGACCACCTGCCGTGTATCAGGCTGGGGCACCATATCCAGCCCCGTTG CCAGGTACCCCAATGGTCTGCAGTGCGTGAATGTCGACATCTTCTCAGACCAGGCGTGCCGGCAAGCCTACTCCAGAGCCATCACTGCCGGCATGGTCTGCGCAGGGGTCCCCCAGGGCGGGAAGGACTCCTGTCAG GGTGACTCTGGAGGACCCCTCGTGTGCCACGGACAGCTCCAGGGCCTCGTGTCCTGGGGGATGGAGCGCTGCGCTCTGCCTGGTTACCCCGGGGTCTACACCAACCTGTGCAGATACCGGAACTGGATCCAGGAGATGATCCGGGGAAGAGGGTCATCAGCGTGA
- the LOC119521258 gene encoding kallikrein-13-like: protein MWPLAAAIATLTLALSGGISQQYPKILNGTNGTSGFLPGGYTCLPHSQPWQVALLVQGRLLCGGVLVHPRWVITAAHCLKSGYKVYLGKHRLGHVENGEQVREVIHSIPHPEYRSSPTHLNHDHDIMLLELQSPVLLTHSIQVLPLSHKDYLPPGTCCRVSGWGTTTSPQVRYPQTLQCANIQLRSDEECHKVYPGKITPNMLCAGTTEGGKDTCEGDSGGPLICNRTLYGIISWGDFPCGQPNRPGVYTRVSQYVPWIQETIQNHKTREQKRIKSP, encoded by the exons ATGTGGCCCCTGGCCGCAGCCATCGCCACCCTGACTCTGGCCTTGTCAGGCG GCATCTCCCAGCAATATCCCAAGATTCTGAATGGCACCAATGGGACCAGTGGGTTTCTCCCAGGTGGATACACTTGCCTCCCCCACTCTCAGCCCTGGCAGGTGGCCCTACTAGTACAAGGGCGCCTGCTCTGTGGGGGAGTCCTGGTCCACCCTCGATGGGTCATCACTGCAGCACATTGTCTGAAGAG CGGGTACAAAGTTTACCTGGGCAAGCACAGACTAGGGCACgtggagaatggggagcaggTAAGAGAGGTAATACACTCTATCCCCCACCCTGAGTACCGGAGCAGCCCCACCCACCTGAACCATGACCACGACATCATGCTACTGGAGCTGCAGTCCCCGGTCCTGCTCACCCACAGCATCCAGGTCCTACCTCTGTCTCACAAAGACTACCTTCCCCCTGGCACCTGCTGTCGAGTGTCTGGCTGGGGCACTACCACCAGCCCCCAGG TGAGATACCCCCAAACCCTTCAATGTGCCAATATCCAACTACGTTCAGATGAGGAATGTCATAAAGTCTACCCAGGGAAGATCACTCCCAACATGCTGTGTGCCGGCACAACAGAAGGTGGCAAAGACACCTGTGAG GGTGACTCCGGGGGTCCCCTGATCTGTAACAGAACGCTCTACGGCATCATCTCCTGGGGAGACTTCCCATGTGGGCAGCCCAACCGGCCTGGTGTCTACACCCGAGTCTCCCAATATGTACCATGGATCCAGGAAACCATCCAAAATCACAAAACCCGGGAGCAGAAACGGATCAAGAGCCCCTAA